One region of Miscanthus floridulus cultivar M001 chromosome 19, ASM1932011v1, whole genome shotgun sequence genomic DNA includes:
- the LOC136525456 gene encoding pEARLI1-like lipid transfer protein 2 produces MARRSSSSSSVTTTAVPPVVLCALLLIILSSGVAPAAACGGHPCPIPDGKCPVNAVKLGVCADVLDGLIHAVVGGPPKEPCCSLISGLVDLDAAVCVCLAINANVLGVNLDVAVDLSLLVNYCGRRVPAGFKCA; encoded by the coding sequence ATGGCGAGGCGGTCCAGTTCTTCCAGCAGCGTGACCACCACCGCGGTACCGCCGGTGGTGCTGTGCGCCTTGCTGCTAATAATTCTGTCGTcgggcgtggcgccggcggcggcgtgcggcgGTCACCCGTGCCCGATCCCGGACGGCAAGTGCCCGGTGAACGCGGTGAAGCTAGGCGTGTGCGCCGACGTGCTGGACGGGCTGATCCACGCGGTGGTGGGCGGCCCGCCCAAGGAGCCCTGCTGCTCCCTCATCTCCGGCCTGGTCGACCTGGACGCCGCCGTCTGCGTCTGCCTCGCCATCAACGCCAACGTCCTCGGCGTCAACCTCGACGTCGCCGTCGACCTCTCCCTCCTCGTCAACTACTGCGGCCGCCGTGTGCCAGCCGGATTCAAATGCGCCTAG
- the LOC136527085 gene encoding DExH-box ATP-dependent RNA helicase DExH9-like, whose product MDTPKRKAPDGPGAAEQASPLKAPRAPAATREPPASTTLAAAEPVACVHDVSYPEGYDASASTSRAIAGGADASEPAKKFPFQLDPFQSEAIRCLDNGESVMVSAHTSAGKTVVALYAIAMSLLNKQRVIYTSPIKALSNQKYREFKEEFSDVGLMTGDVTIEPNASCLVMTTEIWRSMQYKGSEVMREVAWIIFDEVHYMRDRERGVVWEESIVMAPKNSRFVFLSATVPNAKEFADWVAKVHKQPCHIVYTDYRPTPLQHYVFPSGGDGLYLVVDEKGKFREDSFQKALNALVPASDSAKKKENGKWQKVIMAGKSSEESDIFKMVKMIIQRQYDPVILFSFSKRECEFLAMQMAKMDLNEDDEKANIETIFWSAMDMLSDDDKKLPQVSNMLPLLKRGIGVHHSGLLPILKEVIEILFQEGLIKCLFATETFSIGLNMPAKTVVFTNVRKFDGDRFRWLSSGEYIQMSGRAGRRGIDQRGICILMVDEKMEPSTAKMMLKGSADSLNSAFHLSYNMLLNQMRSEDGDPEKLLRHSFYQFQADRSLPDLEKQIKELESERNSMVIEEEESLKDYYDLLQQHRSLKKDVHDIVLSPKHVLPFLQPGRLVRIEYSTDEPANFSIDENVTWGIIINFEKVKSHGEDRRPEDSDYRVDVLTRCSVTKDNNGKKTMKVVPLKARGEPVVVSLSLSQIDGLSSIRMYIPKDLLPVEARENTLRKVEEVLSRFAKDGVPLLDPEEDMKVQSKSFRKATRRIEALESLFEKHNIRNSPHIQQKLKVFHAKQELSAKIKSIKKTMRSSTALAFKDELKARKRVLRRLGYVTSDDVVEVKGKVACEISSADELTLTELMFSGALKDATVEQMVALLSCFVWQEKLQDAPKPREELDLLFHQLQETARRVANLQLECKIQIDVESFVNSFRPDIMEAVYSWARGSKFYQIMEMTQVFEGSLIRSIRRLEEVLQQLILASKSIGETELEAKLEEAVNKIKRDIVFAASLYL is encoded by the exons ATGGACACTCCCAAGCGCAAGGCCCCGGACGGCCCCGGAGCCGCCGAGCAGGCCTCTCCTCTCAAGGCGCCGCGCGCTCCCGCCGCCACCCGGGAGCCTCCCGCCTCCACCACCCTCGCGGCCGCGGAACCAGTCGCCTGCGTGCACGACGTCTCATACCCCGAGGGCTACGATGCGTCCGCCTCTACGTCCcgcgccattgccggcggcgcTGACGCCTCTGAGCCTGCAAAGAAGTTCCCCTTCCAGCTCGACCCCTTCCAGTCCGAGGCCATACGCTGCCTCGACAATGGCGAATCCGTTATG GTTTCAGCTCATACGTCTGCCGGAAAGACAGTGGTCGCGTTGTATGCAATAGCAATGTCTTTGCTCAACAAGCAGCGGGTCATCTATACATCTCCAATCAAGGCACTGAGCAACCAAAAGTACAGAGAGTTCAAAGAAGAGTTCTCTGATGTTGGTCTCATGACAGGGGATGTCACGATTGAGCCTAATGCCTCTTGTCTG GTCATGACTACAGAAATTTGGCGGAGCATGCAATACAAGGGATCTGAGGTCATGAGGGAAGTTGCTTGGATTATATTTGATGAGGTGCATTACATGCGGGATAGAGAGAGAGGAGTGGTTTGGGAGGAGAGTATAGTGATGGCTCCCAAGAACTCACGCTTTGTCTTCCTCTCAGCGACTGTACCTAATGccaaggagtttgctgattggGTAGCTAAG GTACATAAGCAACCCTGTCATATAGTTTACACCGACTATAGACCTACGCCTCTTCAGCACTATGTATTTCCTTCTGGAGGGGATGGATTATACCTTGTAGTGGATGAGAAGGGCAAGTTCAGAGAGGACAGTTTTCAGAAAGCATTGAATGCCCTTGTCCCTGCTAGCGACAGTGCCAAGAAGAAGGAAAACGGGAAGTGGCAGAAAGTTATCATGGCAGGGAAATCTAGTGAGGAAAGTGACATATTCAAGATGGTGAAAATGATAATTCAGCGCCAATATGATCCTGTAATACTTTTCAGCTTTAGCAAAAGGGAATGCGAATTTCTTGCTATGCAG ATGGCTAAGATGGACTTGAATGAGGATGACGAGAAGGCAAACATTGAAACAATTTTTTGGAGTGCTATGGATATGCTTTCTGATGATGATAAAAAGCTTCCTCAG GTTTCAAACATGCTCCCCTTACTGAAACGCGGCATTGGCGTGCATCATTCTGGTCTGTTGCCCATTTTAAAGGAAGTCATTGAGATACTCTTCCAGGAGGGTCTCATTAAG TGTTTGTTTGCCACAGAAACATTCAGTATTGGTTTGAACATGCCTGCAAAGACTGTTGTGTTTACCAATGTGCGAAAATTTGACGGAGACCGATTCAGATGGTTGTCGAGTGGAGAGTACATCCAAATGAGTGGCCGTGCTGGTCGTCGAGGTATTGATCAGCGTGGTATCTGTATACTGATGGTGGATGAGAAAATGGAACCTTCAACTGCCAAAATGATGCTGAAAGGAAGTGCTGATAGTTTGAACAG TGCCTTTCATCTGAGCTACAACATGCTGTTAAATCAAATGCGATCTGAGGATGGGGATCCAGAAAAGCTCCTCCGGCATTCATTTTATCAATTTCAGGCTGATCGTTCTCTCCCTGATCTTGAg AAGCAAATCAAGGAACTGGAATCAGAGAGAAATTCCATGGTCATTGAGGAAGAGGAGAGCTTGAAGGATTATTATGATCTCTTACAGCAGCACAGGAGTTTAAAGAAGGATGTCCATGATATTGTCCTCTCTCCAAAACATGTTCTGCCTTTCTTGCAACCTGGAAGGCTTGTCCGCATTGAATATAGTACAGATGAGCCAGCCAACTTTTCTATTGATGAAAATGTCACATGGGGAATTATAATAAACTTTGAAAAAGTGAAATCCCATGGTGAAG ATAGGAGACCTGAGGATTCTGATTACAGGGTTGATGTCCTTACCAGATGTTCTGTAACTAAGGACAACAATGGTAAGAAAACAATGAAGGTTGTTCCTCTGAAAGCGCGTGGAGAACCAGTTGTAGTTTCATTGTCACTTTCACAG ATTGATGGACTAAGCAGCATACGGATGTACATACCTAAGGATCTTTTGCCTGTAGAAGCTCGAGAAAACACCTTGAGGAAAGTTGAAGAAGTCCTTTCAAGGTTTGCTAAAGATGGGGTGCCTCTATTGGATCCAGAAGAAGATATGAAA GTACAATCGAAATCATTTCGGAAAGCTACCAGACGAATAGAAGCTCTGGAGAGCTTGTTTGAGAAGCACAATATCCGTAACTCTCCACATATCCAGCAAAAGCTGAAAGTCTTTCATGCTAAGCAAGAACTATCAGCCAAAATAAAGTCCATAAAGAAAACAATGCGGTCTTCCACAGCTTTAGCTTTCAAGGATGAACTCAAGGCCCGGAAACGTGTTCTTCGCAGGCTGGG ATATGTTACGAGTGATGATGTTGTGGAAGTGAAGGGCAAAGTGGCCTGTGAGATAAGTTCAGCTGATGAGCTTACATTGACGGAGCTTATGTTTAGTGGTGCTCTGAAGGATGCTACAGTAGAGCAGATGGTGGCACTGCTTTCTTGCTTTGTTTGGCAGGAGAAGCTCCAGGATGCCCCGAAGCCAAGAGAGGAGCTTGATTTGCTCTTCCACCAGCTGCAGGAGACAGCAAGAAGGGTTGCTAACCTTcagcttgaatgcaag ATCCAAATTGATGTGGAAAGTTTTGTGAATTCTTTCCGACCTGACATAATGGAAGCGGTGTATTCATGGGCCAGAGGGTCAAAGTTCTACCAAATCATGGAGATGACCCAAGTATTTGAAGGAAGCTTGATCAGGTCCATCAGGAGGCTGGAGGAGGTTCTGCAGCAGCTGATTCTGGCATCCAAGTCCATTGGGGAAACCGAGTTAGAAGCAAAACTCGAGGAGGCAGTCAACAAGATCAAGAGGGACATAGTGTTTGCAGCATCTTTGTACTTGTAA